Below is a window of Halomicrobium mukohataei DSM 12286 DNA.
GCGACCTCCTGAAAGTCGAACGTGGTGGCGACATCGTCAGAACCGTCGTCGGTGATCGAGGAGCCGTTGCCGATCAGTCCGCGTTCGTTGTCGACACAGCAGAACACGGGCGCGATGTCCTGTGACCTGCGTGCGACCGTCGACCGGCCAGCGAGCGACGGCAGTTCGTGTTTCGAGCGCTCGTCGTGTGGCGGGTCCCAGACCAACACGAGGACGAGCAATCCGCGATCGACGGCCGCCGAGAGCGTCGCATCGAGCTCCGGCAACACCGTGTGGGGCACCGAGAGAGCGACTTCCGACACCGCACTGTCGGCCAGCTCTCGAACCCGGTCGAGAATGGCGTCGCGCTCGAACACCTCGGTGTCGACAGTCATCACCGACAACTGGTACCAGATGCCGATAAAACCACCTATGACCGAGAGTGATAGAGCACACGTTTTTATCGCTTGGATCCGGCAGTTCCCGCATGGACGAGGGGACGACGGTGCTGTACGTGGGGGGGTACGGTAGCACCGAGCCACGAGACCACCTCGAAGCCGCGGGGTTCGAGGTCGAAAGCGTCGTCGGAGCAGCCGACGCGCGGGCCGCCGTCCGAGAGAATCGATCGATCGAGGTCTGTGTCACCAGATACGAGGTCCCGCGGGCCGACGGGATCGAGTTCCAGGGCGGGCTCGCGGTCGTCGACGCGGTCGAGGCCGAGCGGCCCTCGCTCCCGGTGATCCTCTTTACCCGGATGGCCAACCGAGACGTGGCACGCGAGGTCTCTGGACGGGACCTGTTCGACTACATACCGATCCAGTCGGGCGACGCACCCTACGATCGTCTGGTCCGGCGCACTCGAACGGCCGCGAGTCGGTACCGAACCGACCGGCGCGTCGAACAGCTGTCGCGGATCAACGAGATCGTCCGAGACGTGAACCGCGAACTCGTCCGGGCCGACGACCGCGCAGGCGTCGAGCGAGCGGTCTGTGAGGAACTCACACAGCGGGGTGCCTACGAGTTCGCCCGGTTCGAAGGCGGCGAGGAGACCACGGCCCACGGCGACGAGGCGGACGGCGAGACGGTCGACCCGGACGCCCTCGCGAACCACCTCGGGGCGAGCGGGCCGGGCGTCGTCGATCTGGACGAGCGCTGGCAGCCCTACACCGCGGGCATCGTCGTCCCGGTCGCCATAGACGGGGTCGAATACGGCCGGGTGTTGCTGTGTACGACTCGCCCGGACGCCCTCGACGAGACCGAGCAGGAAGTGCTCGGAGAGCTGGGCGAGACGATCGCCGACGCGCTCGACGCCATCGAGACCCAGCAACAGCTGGCCGTCCGCGAGCGGGAGCTCGCAGAGCAGAACCGCCGGCTCGAACGGTTCGCTTCGATCGCCAGCCACGACCTCCGGAACCCCCTCCAGGTCGCCGACGGCTACGTCCAGCAGCTCCGAGAGGAGTCCGACGACGAGCGCCTCGACGAGATCAGCCAGGCGCTGGGACGCATCGGCACCATCATCGACGACGTGCTCGCGCTGGCCCGGACTGGGGACGGTGCGATGACGAAGACGGCTGTCGATCTGACGGCGGCCGTCGAGCGGGCCTGGGAGACGGTCGATACCGGTGGCGCGACCCTGGAGTGTGCGGTGTCGGGGACGGTCCGGGCCGACGAGGACCGCCTCGCGCGGCTCTTCGAGAACCTG
It encodes the following:
- a CDS encoding TrmB family transcriptional regulator sugar-binding domain-containing protein — translated: MTVDTEVFERDAILDRVRELADSAVSEVALSVPHTVLPELDATLSAAVDRGLLVLVLVWDPPHDERSKHELPSLAGRSTVARRSQDIAPVFCCVDNERGLIGNGSSITDDGSDDVATTFDFQEVAHGLYRDFVTNFWMFASEIHARAVPELPVAYDGIRHAVTNVALCLRDEVAIRCRATGRDPETGAKRTVDGRVLNVHQRMVYPASSSLPIENSILVEDDGRQWIGGPHAVLEDVAAERLSLRRA
- a CDS encoding sensor histidine kinase, with amino-acid sequence MDEGTTVLYVGGYGSTEPRDHLEAAGFEVESVVGAADARAAVRENRSIEVCVTRYEVPRADGIEFQGGLAVVDAVEAERPSLPVILFTRMANRDVAREVSGRDLFDYIPIQSGDAPYDRLVRRTRTAASRYRTDRRVEQLSRINEIVRDVNRELVRADDRAGVERAVCEELTQRGAYEFARFEGGEETTAHGDEADGETVDPDALANHLGASGPGVVDLDERWQPYTAGIVVPVAIDGVEYGRVLLCTTRPDALDETEQEVLGELGETIADALDAIETQQQLAVRERELAEQNRRLERFASIASHDLRNPLQVADGYVQQLREESDDERLDEISQALGRIGTIIDDVLALARTGDGAMTKTAVDLTAAVERAWETVDTGGATLECAVSGTVRADEDRLARLFENLFRNAMEHGFTASATQNRRDGESSRDLTVRVVPTENGFAVEDDGVGIPREKRESVVELGHSEGGGTGLGLAIVARIAEAHDWTVTVEESDAGGARFVFAVGEPVSGA